The following proteins are co-located in the Xyrauchen texanus isolate HMW12.3.18 chromosome 41, RBS_HiC_50CHRs, whole genome shotgun sequence genome:
- the LOC127634432 gene encoding kelch-like protein 34, with amino-acid sequence MNYFLMLSNSHGDGILSRYQTLRLEGRMCDVVLEAEGVEFLAHRTLLACSSDYFWSLFQDYTLESRAHSISLPALSSKGLEQILDFIYTSWIALSPSTLEVTLQAACYLQVTPAVDLCTEYISESIALDNCCFFANVAACYSLSEAFTVSNSFIARNMGRILAVEQYKAELLELNFDSLQEVLAAKEMQGVKEMALLQLALDWLEYNPQSALQSNALLCRIRFGLVPPYELSRLSAIKPALRTPFIHSVVQKALNYHLQGPLQPLLQSVHTSLRTTNSKILLVGGGPEADRPENQILAYEPCTRKFHPLSTTLLNKLQHQGVCVVGNFLFVLGGEVVEVDKDNEKSAVMTVTDQVWRYDPRFDEWEEMEPLLQKRAHFACCVVEGVIFAIGGRGQRGEPALSSVERYTMNAGCWRSSVSLPHPVYGQACATIGTGIYISGGNNGNSPESSKEVLFLHAFEGDAWQRRTSMSIARFGHKMATVRGRIYAFLGMYEPFCDIECYNPVQDLWTRLRPLLNDRFCYGLMATGGKRVLVFGGRKWQEGQEVCTTNVLEYDTECDTWREVCKLPVPLCETQCAIMNIQDHTET; translated from the coding sequence ATGAATTATTTCCTGATGCTCAGCAACAGTCATGGAGATGGCATTTTGTCTCGGTACCAGACTTTGCGTCTGGAGGGTCGAATGTGCGATGTTGTTTTGGAAGCAGAGGGTGTGGAGTTCCTTGCTCATCGCACTTTGCTAGCCTGTTCTAGCGACTACTTTTGGTCCTTGTTCCAGGACTACACACTGGAGTCTAGAGCCCACTCTATTAGCTTGCCAGCATTGTCTTCAAAGGGCCTGGAGCAGATCCTGGACTTCATCTATACGTCATGGATCGCATTGTCACCTTCCACTTTGGAGGTCACACTTCAGGCTGCCTGCTATCTGCAAGTCACACCTGCTGTGGATCTCTGCACTGAGTACATCTCTGAAAGCATTGCCCTTGACAACTGCTGCTTTTTTGCTAACGTAGCAGCTTGCTATAGCCTTTCTGAGGCATTCACTGTCAGCAATTCTTTCATTGCCAGAAACATGGGCAGAATACTTGCAGTTGAGCAATACAAAGCTGAGCTATTGGAGTTAAACTTTGATTCTCTGCAAGAGGTGCTTGCAGCCAAGGAAATGCAAGGAGTAAAAGAGATGGCTCTTCTACAGCTCGCTTTGGATTGGCTGGAGTACAACCCTCAGTCTGCCCTGCAAAGCAATGCATTACTTTGTCGTATCCGATTTGGTTTGGTTCCCCCTTATGAGCTGTCTCGACTTAGTGCAATCAAACCGGCCCTACGCACACCCTTCATCCACAGCGTAGTGCAGAAAGCCCTTAACTACCATCTTCAGGGTCCCCTCCAACCTCTACTTCAAAGTGTCCACACCAGCCTAAGGACCACAAACAGCAAAATCCTGCTGGTGGGGGGAGGACCAGAGGCAGACCGACCCGAGAATCAGATCTTGGCCTACGAACCATGCACAAGGAAGTTCCACCCACTTTCCACTACATTACTAAATAAGCTCCAGCACCAAGGAGTATGTGTGGTGGGCAACTTCCTGTTTGTGCTGGGTGGTGAGGTGGTGGAGGTGGATAAGGATAATGAGAAGTCAGCTGTGATGACAGTCACTGACCAAGTGTGGCGCTATGACCCACGGTTTGATGAATGGGAGGAGATGGAACCGCTCTTGCAGAAGAGGGCGCACTTTGCCTGCTGTGTGGTTGAAGGTGTTATATTTGCCATAGGTGGTCGGGGCCAGAGGGGTGAGCCTGCTTTATCATCTGTTGAGAGATACACTATGAATGCAGGGTGCTGGCGCAGTAGTGTGTCCCTTCCACATCCAGTCTACGGGCAAGCCTGTGCCACTATAGGAACAGGAATTTACATCTCAGGAGGCAACAATGGCAACAGCCCAGAGAGCAGTAAAGAGGTGCTGTTTCTGCATGCCTTTGAGGGTGATGCCTGGCAGAGACGCACAAGCATGTCCATTGCCAGATTTGGCCACAAGATGGCGACTGTGAGGGGCAGAATTTATGCCTTTTTGGGCATGTATGAGCCATTCTGTGACATTGAATGCTACAATCCCGTGCAAGACCTGTGGACCCGTCTGAGGCCCCTACTGAATGATCGCTTCTGTTATGGTTTGATGGCAACAGGAGGAAAACGTGTGCTTGTGTTCGGAGGCAGGAAATGGCAAGAAGGACAAGAAGTGTGCACCACTAATGTGCTGGAGTATGACACTGAATGTGACACCTGGAGGGAAGTGTGTAAACTACCTGTGCCCTTGTGTGAAACTCAGTGTGCCATTATGAATATTCAAGACCATACAGAGACATAA
- the smpx gene encoding small muscular protein: MSKQPSTNVKALQANLNIPMGGLRPGAGLPAKRREDTVETEEGSPVTPDDKKPLPGAVKLPGPAVNLSEIQNVKSELKWVTKD; the protein is encoded by the exons ATGTCTAAACAGCCATCGACCAATGTAAAAGCCCTGCAG GCCAACCTCAATATTCCAATGGGGGGTTTGCGTCCTGGGGCAGGACTTCCTGCGAAGAGGAGAGAGGATACAGTAGAAACAGAGGAG GGATCCCCAGTCACTCCAGATGACAAAAAGCCCCTGCCTGGTGCTGTGAAACTACCGGGCCCTGCAGTCAACCTCTCGGAGATCCAAAATGTAAAGAGTGAGCTCAAATGGGTCACAAAAGACTAA